The DNA region GCTGTCCGGCGAAGGGGTAGCATCGCTTCAGCTCTACCACCAAGGCTTCTACCTGGGGTGGTGTCTTGTTGGGGCGGCTGTGGTGCCTGCCACGACGATCGGCCAGGCCTTGGGCTCCCTGGGTCTGGAAGCGGGCGAGCCAATATCTGACCGTCTTGGTGCTACAGCGAAAGGCCTGCGCCGTGAGGCTGATGTTGCGTGCATGCTCCAGGCACAAGCGGACCATTTTCAGGCGCAGGGCCAGGGGGTCTCTGGAGTCATGCAAGCGCTCCCAATAGGGTTCAGGGCTCATGGGTGGTCCTCCGGNNNNNNNNNNGGCG from candidate division KSB1 bacterium includes:
- a CDS encoding helix-turn-helix domain-containing protein, which gives rise to MSPEPYWERLHDSRDPLALRLKMVRLCLEHARNISLTAQAFRCSTKTVRYWLARFQTQGAQGLADRRGRHHSRPNKTPPQVEALVVELKRCYPFAGQ